The sequence GCTCAGCCTGTTTACCAACAGCTGCAGGAGAGGGGCCTTGGTTTGACAAGCACAGACAGGCTTGGGATGAGTCCTGGCTTATCAGAGTTTGGGATGAGTCCTGGCTTATCAGAGTCGGGAATGAGGTATTATCAGGCTTTGGGATGACTCCTGCGTTATCACAGTTCCTCACAGGATGACTCGTCCCTGCCTTGTTGTGCAAGGAGAGGGGAGGAAACCTGGCTGTGCAAAAGGATAAAACCCAGCCTGGGActcctcccagcctcaggctggagctgagctctggggagggcagaccagctccagctcctcgtGTCCAGCCTTGGGTGGAAACCTGTGCACCCTGGGTTTATTAAATATTGAACCATCCAAACTTTGCGAGTGCTCTTTGATAGGAGACTCCAGAACCAGGGAGTAAGAAATGGGATTTTcaagtgttttttgttttctctgttttgggAGGGACTGAAATTTTGAGGTGGTTTTTGGTCACTTGGATAAACTAAAATATTTGAAGACTCTGGGCTTGGTTTTGTGGAATTCTCTGGAAATTTATTTGAGCTTTCAGAGTTTTTTCGCTTCCCttaatgaaggaaggaaacccacAGAAATATCAATAATGAAGTTGTAGATttcagaaatagaaataaaagcaaataaatgatAATGCTGCCTAATTTTAGAATGGAATTTAATAGGGCTAGTGACAAAATCTTGCGTAATTGTCCCCACATGATTATCGTGCGACAATTTACATGTGAGGGATCCTGTGGCATCAAACACACGTTTAGAGCTCAGAGGATTTGGGTCTTTGGTGATTCAGGGCAAAGTTTTCTGGATTTTTATTGAGTTGAAAAGGTCAAAATGCCCCCAGGTGGGTGAAAGCAGAAAGGTAAAAAACCAACAATGTGATTTTATGTCTCACTTTTAAATGGACCCAGATCTacaggtgttttttttttttcccttcctaaCAAGTATTTGGATGAGTCAAAGAAGAGAAGATTAAAAGTTGGGCAAACCCCACGTTTTTCCAACCAGCACTGGAACCGTCCTCTCCTCGTGCTTAATTTAGGGCCTGATCCTATCAAAATAATGCCATGAGCAGGTTACGGGGAGGAAGCCAAGGAGCTCCTTGGAGTTGCCTCATGCACGAGGTTCTACGTGCTCGGGGTTTCGCCATCGGGGCAGGAGCCAGGTAAACAACCTTTCACTGCCAGGTCACGCTGTAAATAATAATCAGTCGGAAATCCTCCGGGAAATTGGCAGATCTCCTTAATGAGGCTCGTGGGGGGCTCCGTGGGGTGGGAAGAGCAACTCCAGAAAGAGGCGGGATCCCAGAATTAAGAGCAGAATCCCAAAATTCTGGAGTAGTTGGGGTTGGGAGGGAGATCTCCTGAAGCAGGAGATCTCTCCTGAGATCTTCCAGGTGGGGTTGGGATGTCTCTGGAAGGGGAGACCCCACTCCTTCCTCTGCCTTCTCTGTGGAAATAAATCCTCCCTCATACTGAGGTGGAATTGGGGTTTGGTTTATCCTTGTCCTGTCATTGGACACCACTTGGGAAGAGTCTGGCACCACCTGAACTCCCCTGGTTGAAAGTGATGTATTTTTATTGTACTAACAtaaaatttacatttaaattgGGTGTAAAATACACATGAAAAATGTCCTTTGTGTTGTGGAGATTCCTTGAGGGATCCACTTGCATTTTGAGTGAAGGAGCCAGAAATGAAAGAAACCATCCCAAtaatgaaattacccacagaccgtgaaattttattttccaaccCTTGATCTAGAGGAGATGGAGAAAAGAGCCTTTTCCCATCACCACAGCACAAACCCCTTTTTCCAGCAACTCCTGAGGAATTTTGTCAGCACAGCCCTACGCGAAGAATGCGGAGCTCTGTGATGTAATGGCACCGTTGAGGGGGGCAAAATTCCACTTTGGCACATCCAAGGACACTTTTGGGATGTGGGAGAGGCTGGGCCACTCATTTCTTCTGGATGGGTGGCCAGTGGGTGCTCTGCTTGCACTGCTCACTCTTGATGGTGGGGATGACCACGGGGCATTTCTGCTGCACCACCTGGGCGCATCCTGTGCCCACGGGGCTGATCTCTGGCCCGGGCAACATCCCAGTCCCATATGTTCCATATGTCCCATATCCATACCCTCCTCCATAGTACCCTGAGCCCTCAGAGAGCCCCCCAGTGCTTAGGGTGTCACTCAGGGGTGCAGAGTATCCatacccagcccctgctccctccacCACTCTCGAACTCCCTCCGTGGTAGACAGATCCTCCACCTCCCCCTgcactgctgataacagacccCACATCCTCACCACCGTACTCCATCCCCATTCCAGAGCCATAAACCGGGACTGTCCTCACCACAGGGTCCCAGCTAGACGTGACCCCACAGTCCCCACTGCTGACCACGAGGGACCCGTCGGTGTCACACGAGAACCTCCCTGAGATGCTGTAGGGGGCTggcgctggcaggggcgggCAGGACGAGGGTCTCCGGCTGTAGGTGACAGAACTGTCCCTGCCACACGAGAAGGAGGCGCGGCCATGGCGGTTGGTGAAGGCGCCCGAGCAGAAGCCGTGGTGACTCAGAGAGATTTCCCGGCTGTAGCCGCGGTTCTGCCGCGACCATTTGCGCCTCAGATAGTGGTAGAgctggaagaggaaaggaaaacatcCCTGGTGGTAAAATTGGAAGAGAGGAAAACACTCCCAGTGGGAGAGCCGGAAGAGGACAGGAAAATACGCCCGAACTTGCACAGTTTTGCTTCGTGCCAGCACCAAGGCAGGTGGGGACCTGTCAGGCAATGTGGCAGTTCCAGGCTTTGAAACTGAGCTGGtagagaatcatggaattgtggaggggtttgggttggaagagacctcaaagctcatccagtgtCACCCCCTACCATGGGCATGGACACCTTCTGCTAGATCagtttgctccaagccccaaatCCAAGGATATCTGGGCTCTTCCTGAGATAGCTTTCCTCTTTCTACCTCTATTTCCAGGGAATCCAAAAGTTGAAATATGTTCTGAATCCAAAAACTGAAATATAAAATCTgaaatatattattttcccctctAGTAACTGCCATGGTTTCCCCCACTCATTTTCATGCCCACAGAACTGCAAAAACATTGAGGATCATCCTCCTTTCTGTTCCTCAGTTGTTGTTTGATGGATCAAAGTTTCCACCCTGGCTCTGTTACTGCCGCCCCAAAATTCTTTTATAGAAGGTGATTGGCCCAGCCACGGAGGCTCGTGGCCATTCTGAGGTCCAGCTGttattaaataatataaaaatatgtcCTGTACATTCAAACCCACCAAGGTTGTGCAGTCCCCACATGCCGACCCCACCACAGACACATCTGGGTTTTTACCCTGCTCATCTCTCTGCATCCCACTCTGGTGCCTTGATTTCACCTTTCTCCACAGGGATTGGACCCAGAACGGAGCTGGAGCCCACCCAAATCCCGAGGATTTGGCTCAGGCAGACGGGTCCTGCTTCCAGCACAAGCCGAGGTATCAAATCAGCCTCATCCCATGACTAGGAAAGgataaaatcccagaaaaaaagagaCTTACCCTCTTCAGCCATCGGAAACACATTTAGAAGGTAAAGGTCGACTGAATGAGACGCCTTAACAGCCTCGGGAGCATTTATATGGCATTTAACATGTAAGGGAAGTGAGACACTCTCGGGAATGAGAAGGATTTATTTACCAAACTGCGATTCCAGTGTTTGCTTTGACTCCCGATCCATATCTCCCTTCACACCGCTCATTTTGCCGCTGTAATTGTTACTTCTGCTTAATGAGCCCATtcctgtgcccctgccctgagctATACAGGAATCCTCTGTCCCCCAACCCCGGGAGAGGTGGGTGGGGATGTGGGTGTAGGAAAACTCACATTGagagcggggacagcggggaggAACAACTCCAAAAGCTCTGGTGACAATCTGATCCCtcccaggtggctccagggggaactttttttttccgAGGAAAACATTTGCATATGAGCCAGAAGTTCGTTCAAAGTGATTGATGCCCCAAGTAAGAATTTTTGCAAGGGTGCTCAGAGAGAGCttaaaaaaaggcagaatttgCAGAGGTGTGAATGTACGCATGCTTAAACCCAGCCTGGCTGGATTACACTTTAATGAAGGATTATGCTTGCacatccctcccttccttctttTTCATCTCCTTCCCCTGGTTTGGAACCAGCAGTGgggccacagagcagctcctggaggctgAACCGGCTTCAGGAAATTCTGCTGTGGTGACAAAAAGTCCCACTTTTGGCCAAAATCCCATCCCCGGGCAGAAATCCCTgcgtggggctgtggggctgccagGACAGGGTGCAAAGCATGGGGAGAGGGGGATTTTTGAGGCCGGGAGGAAGATTTGCAGCAGCCTGAGGGATTTGATGCTGGTTTTGTTCCTGCCTgcctggcctggggctgggttggcTGGTTTGAAGGTGAGGCTTCCCTCTGGGTAcagatcatggaattccagaatccttgaggttggaaaagccctcccagaCCACCGAGCCCAGCCTGTCCCGGCTTTgtcagccagcccagagcactgagtgccctGTCCAGTCCTTtcttgggcacctccagggatgggggctcCAAACCTCCAAGGCTTGGTCcttccttgaacacttccagggatggggactccaaacctccctgggcagccccatctAAGACCTGACCATCcttccatgaggaaattcctcctggagtccaccctgagccttctctggcacagcctgagggtGTTCCCTCAGCttgctgcaggaaggaggaggatggCAAGGCTGCGGATGTTGTCATGGATGTTTTATTGCCCACCTGCTGCTCTTGGGTCATCCCCAATCCCTGCTCTTCCCAACCAAGCCTGGTGGGCCTGGTCACATCTCCCATCAGCTCCACAGAGGTGGTCATTGAGTGCTGGCACCTCAGAGGACACAGGGAGCCTGCACCATGCCCAAAAGGGTGTTGGTGTTGTTGTTCCTTCGAATTTTGGGGTCTTCTGTTCCTCCCTCACAGGGCCCAGGCGCAAAATGAAGGTGCAAAACCTCTGAGACAATAAACCTGGTGGCTTTGGAGTGAAACATCTCATCAGAGACATTTCCACATCCCCGGGACCATGAAGTGCAGGTTGGTGGTGCAAGAAAGAAGTGAACTCCCAAAAAAAGAGCAGGTTTGAGCAATTGTAACATTTATTGGGTGTAAAAAGTGGCAGAACATTATCAAACCACAACACcaggagcaggacacagcagggcAATCCTGGAGATCTCATATGGGGGAGCAGCGTCCAGGGGACAGGAGAGGACATGCTGGGAAGGACCAGAGAGCAGAACCAGggctggaggaaaggaggagcCATGGAAGACTCAGAATTGGAACTGGCTGGAGTTGTTACTTCTGCTGGCCATAGGGCCAGTAGGAGCTCTGCTTGCTCTGGTGGGACACCACGCTGGGGATGACAATGGGACATTTCTGCTGCGAGGAGCCTCCGCCGCCACCTCCAGAGCTGATGATGATGGTCTGGCCTGAGGAGCCACCGCCGTATCCTCCTCCCATCCCATAGCTGGATCCTCCACCGCAGCATCCAGAGGATCCACCACTGCCTCCACCTCCAATGATGGTCTGCCCTCCTGAGGAGCCACCACCATAGCCTCCTCCCATGCCATAGCCTGAAGATCCTCCACCACAGTATCCAGAGGAACCTCCACCTACAATGATGCTCTTTGATCCTGAAGATCCACCATATCCTCCACCCATTCCATAGCTGGATCCTCCACCACAGTATCCAGAGGAACCTCCACTACCTCCACCTACAATGATGGTTTTTGATCCCGAGGATCCACCACCATATCCTCCACCCATCCCATAGCTGGATCCTCCACTGCAGCATCCAGAGGAACCTCCACTGCTTCCCCCTCCAATGATGGTCTTTGATCCTGAAGATCCACTGTACCCTCCACCCATTCCATAGCTGGATCCTCCACTGCAGCACCCAGAGGAACTTCCACTGCTTCCCCCTCCAATGATGGTCTTTGATCCTGAAGATCCACCATATCCTCCACCCATTCCATAGCTGGATCCTCCACTGCAGCACCCAGAGGAACTTCCACTGCTTCCCCCTCCAATGATGGTCTTTGATCCTGAAGATCCACCATATCCTCCACCCATTCCATAGCTGGATCCTCCACTGCAGCACCCAGAGGAACCTCCACTGCTTCCCCCTCCAATGATGGTCTTTGATCCTGAAGATCCACCATATCCTCCACCCATCCCATAGCTGCCCCCACTACAGCATCCAGAGGAACCTCCACTACCTCCACCTACAATGATGCTCTTTGATCCTGAGGAGCCCCCACTGTACCCTCCTCCCATGCCACAACCTGAGTATCCTCCACTGCTTCCCCCTCCAATGATGCTCTTTGATCCTGAAGATCCACCACCGTATCCCCCTCCCATCCCATATCCAGAGGATCCCCCACTGCAGCAggatcctcctcctccaccaccAGAGCTGATGATGACTTTGCCGGAGCCCACTCCGCCCCCGCAGCAGGAGGAGCCTTGGGATTGGTAACTGGAGGAGCTGTGGCAACCAgagccctggctgtggcaccCGCTGGACTGGGAGGACATCCCATGGCAGCCTCCGGAGCTTTGTCTGGAGCACATCTTGGAGCAGTGACCCTGCAAGGAACGGAGCCGTCAGAAAGGAGAACCTTGGACACGCAGCTGAGCCTTCCCAGCTCAGGAAGGAAGAATTCCCAGGACTTGTCCCATCTTCTGCAGCCCTACTTTAAGCTCCCACCCTGAGACCTGCCCTGACATCCCAGGGAGATCTCTGCAGGTCACAACAGTTCCAGGAaccctctgcttgcagggaGATTGGGAACACTTCCTGAGGTTTGCACACACATGCTCTGACATGCCTGAAAAATGGTGTGGATCCTTCTGGATGTCTCACACTGACTCAGCGGCTCAAAGTTCAGCTTTCAGAGCTCCACCTGCAACGCCCCTGTCTAAGGAAGGGAGCTCTGTTGGCACCTCCAGTTGGTTTTGGAGCCATCACATTTCCAAGAACACCCAAAGACAAACTGGTGGAGGGATCTCCCTGTATAGAGGTTCCAGAAGTTTCCGTATCCGCGGGCTTACCTTCAGTGCTGGTGGGAACGTGGTGATGCTCGGCGTGGGTTGAATGAGGAGCCCTGGGATGGCTGAGCTTTTATACCAGCTGCACCGTGCTCCCGAGGGAAGTGAGACACCCTAAGGAATGCTGAGAGATTTATTGACAGAGCTTGGCCTCAGCTGCCTCCTTCCTTGACTCACCTGCAGCAGAGGAGATGCGAAGGAGGCGCATCGGCCCTATTCTATATCGCAGCCGCTAATTCCACCTAATGATTCCCTTCCGGGAGCCTCGCTCCGAGTTTTTGGGGCAAACGGCATCTTGGGGTCTGTTTTGGGGGGCCCTGATGTGTttctgctgggatggagctctCTGGGTGGTCAGGACAGAGTGGGGACTGGGCAGATGCCGAGTGCAGTGAGTTGGAGCCAGATAGTGACAGAAGGACTAGGATGAAGGATGTGCTTGAGCAGAGTCACAGAGAATTTTGGAGAATTCCCTCAAAGACTGGCAAGACGGGGAGCAGGAGCATGTTCATCCTGCTGGTAAAGGCCAGAGGTGCCACCCCAACAGAattcccttctctggagctgcccagATCTGTGTCAGAGGACGTGACAGTGACAAAGGGGATATTTTCCTCCAGTCTTTTGTGACCCCAAGGTGGAAGTGGCTGTTGGAGTTCCACGGAGGTCTGTGCTCAGCTCCAGCTTCCAGGGGTCTCAGTCTCCAGGCTGGAGTGGGGAAAACCTTGGAATCCTTCCAAGGCTCCAACCTCCTCCATCCTTGGAATCCAAAGTTGCACTTGAAGGCCATCAAGACCTGACCCTTGAACTCCAGGACATTAAACACCTCCTCTACCTCAACAGGACCCATTTGTGAGGGTCTTTGGTGGCCACCCCACCCACACCTGAGCAGGGGAGTCACCTGGATGTGTTCCCTGCTGGAGGATGACAGTTTGTCAGCACAGCTgtcccagcaccagctctgtgtCACGCGTGTTTGGAGCCTGACAGCAGCATCCGCCCTCCCGGGACATTGAGTAGAGGAAGGATTAATAGAGGTTCTGGCTGTGGGGAtgagtgacagcagcagcaggtcccGGCTGTCATCACCATGAACGTGACTTTGAACACATGACATCCATGGGATAGGGACAgggccaccagcagcagggacacacgTGCAGGGGCTTCCTTCGTTCGGCTTTGGAGTCCCTCCCATGGCCTTATCTCTGTTCTCATCTCCAGATCTGAGGTGTCACCGCTGTTctggctcccagctctggcGTGTGGGTGTTGTACTCCTGAGCATCTCAACACCTTGATCCCATCTGTGCCTTCCAACCTGCAGGGACTTGCCCAGATTAGGATTTGGGATTAGCCAGACTCAGGATTAGCAGCTCATTGGCACAGAGGGACACCCAGCGTGAGCAGTTCGTCCTGACCCAGGGATGTGGAAAGGCCGTGGAGGTTTTTGGAGGGGTGATGAGAGGAGTTCCTGTCAATCACAGAGTGTGGAGAGcccagggtgggactgcctggaaGCACTGGACCTGCAGCACATGGATTTGTTTGCCAGAGGTGTAGAAAAAACATGGTTGGAGGCGAGGGTCAGCATTGCCACAACCTCTCCAGGTTAGGGAGAAGTTTGGATGCCTGTGTTGGGTGAAGGGAAATGGGGATGTAAAATGCTTCAAGGCCACGTTCTCAGTTTTGTGATCTCTGctgggcccttttccctgctgttCTGGAGCCCTCAGGAAGGGTTGGCAGGTCATGGTGCCTCTTCATCTCCTCACCGCAAACACCTCGTTGGTGGTTGATACAAGAGAAGACAAATCCCTGGCCAAATCCTACCCTGGATCCCTTTTCCCACCAGATTCCCTCATGCACAGTGATGCTGACAATGTGGGGCGTGATCCTGGAGAAGAACTCTCCATTTTTCTCCAAAAGGCAGGAATCTGCCAGTCGTGATCCCTCAAGAGTTTGAGTACCCCATGGATTTGTTGTCCAAAGGTGTAGGAAAGGCGTGGTTGGAGCACAGGGTCGGCACTGCCACAACCTCTCCAGGTTAGGGAGAAGTTTGGATGCCTGTGTTGGGTGAAGGGAAATGGGGATGTAAAATGCTTCAGGGCCACGTTCTCAGTTTTGTGATCTCTGCTGGAGCCTTTTCCCTGCTGTTCTGGAGCCCTCAGGAAGGGTTGGCCGGTCATGGTGCCTCTTCATCTCCTCACCACAAACACCTCGGTGGTGGTTGATATGAAGGAGGAGAAATCCCTGGCCAGATCCTACCCTGGATCCCTTTTCCCACCAGATTCCCTCAGGCACAGTGATGCTGACAATGTGGGGCGTGATCCTGGAGAAGAACTCTCCATTTTTCTCCAAAAGGCAGGAATCTGTTAGTTGTGATCCCACTAATTCCTGATTTTGTTTCCTCCCTACCAGGTGTGTTTGTGAGATGAACAAAAACCCTTTGGGCTTGGAGTCAGAGTGCTGGACTCAAGACTAATCCCACCAGTTTCAAAGAGGACTTGGGAGTTCTTTT is a genomic window of Zonotrichia albicollis isolate bZonAlb1 chromosome 30, bZonAlb1.hap1, whole genome shotgun sequence containing:
- the LOC141725568 gene encoding uncharacterized protein LOC141725568 yields the protein MCSRQSSGGCHGMSSQSSGCHSQGSGCHSSSSYQSQGSSCCGGGVGSGKVIISSGGGGGGSCCSGGSSGYGMGGGYGGGSSGSKSIIGGGSSGGYSGCGMGGGYSGGSSGSKSIIVGGGSGGSSGCCSGGSYGMGGGYGGSSGSKTIIGGGSSGGSSGCCSGGSSYGMGGGYGGSSGSKTIIGGGSSGSSSGCCSGGSSYGMGGGYGGSSGSKTIIGGGSSGSSSGCCSGGSSYGMGGGYSGSSGSKTIIGGGSSGGSSGCCSGGSSYGMGGGYGGGSSGSKTIIVGGGSGGSSGYCGGGSSYGMGGGYGGSSGSKSIIVGGGSSGYCGGGSSGYGMGGGYGGGSSGGQTIIGGGGSGGSSGCCGGGSSYGMGGGYGGGSSGQTIIISSGGGGGGSSQQKCPIVIPSVVSHQSKQSSYWPYGQQK